The following DNA comes from Epinephelus moara isolate mb chromosome 2, YSFRI_EMoa_1.0, whole genome shotgun sequence.
ATACGGTCTTAGCAGAAAGCACTATTCACTTACAGACGTACAGTCAGCTCTCAAAAGAATGTAAAACACCCGAAGCCCAATCAGTCAAAATCTCTAAATCAGGATCCCAGCATCTTTGTTTGTCTGCACAACACATTTTGCACAAGGGGCTCGGATGTCTCTCAGAAACTGACCTTCCTTGAACCTGTCAGTGATAAAAGAAGGCAACCCCTTCCTGTTAATGGCTTTGTGACTTATTATTGAATAAATATTGCCTCACAACATCATTTTATTCCTATGAATATGGAGTCCACTTTAGCCTAGTACCTATCACATATCTCAACTCACACTTCAATCAGTACATCTGGGTTTCCAACTGGTGTCCAAAGGGAAAGTAATTATGGGAACACCTAGTATCACTGCTCTCTTCCTTCTATCTCAGCATGAGAACCAGGTGACGCTGTATAGTGTTCTCACATTTAGGCCTTTATCGATGGGCCGATAACACCTTCCTATCAGCTTCTCTTGTCCCCTTGTCTGTAGGCTATTATATCCTCAGAGACCTGACAACAATGTTCTCCATATCAGCGTTTCTGAGCAGGTGGAGTCCTCTGGGTGTGTGGCAATCAGACACTGCTGTCCCAATAAGGGGTATTGTAGTCCCAACAATAGGGTCCTGAAAGTTGCAACAAGATCAATTCTTGCCCAGGATGTACATGACCCTTTTTGTGGAGGGAACTGTAGTGTTagggtttgtgtgtctgtgtgcacgcATGTGCGTACATGTGAGAAGGTGGAGCTTCTGCCATTCACCTCCTCAAGGGGATGATCACCTGAAGTACGTCATTAAGAGGCCAAAACCATCGCCTGCTTAAAACTGTTACTCCCAGTCTGACAAACTCAGAGTCTTTCAAACCGAGGAGAAggaggaacaaaaaaaacagtaagtTTAATGTTTCTATCCTTATCGCTCACCAGTTATATCATGCAATGAAAAAGATATCCAAAATGGTCTCTCTGGATGTCAACCACCAATTATCATATCCAATAATTAGCTAAAATATTTTTGCTTATCACTGGGTATAACGATTGACTGAGTAGGTTTTGTGATACAAAGAAAGTTGGACAGGTATTGTAATACATCTGGAGGTCATTTTTAATATGTAATGGGTTACTGTTGGATTAAATACCTTCACAATTAATAGATTAAGCACCTGGATTAATTAAAGTCGGTTGGGTTAATGTTAGATAGCGACatcatttgagaaccactggtatTGTGTAATAATTAAAGCCTTCATGAAGAGATTTctgaccactagggggcagagACAgtcaaatacatacatacaaagtATGTGAAAAAGTTTAGGCTAACCTGTTGAAAAGCAAATGCCTTTTAACACATCCATCAGACACAGAACAACATGAGGAACCCACTGTGAGCTGTGTTTCTGGCCTCCTGGCGATTGTAAATCCAATATTCACCAGACAAGGGCCTCTAGCTGCTAATTTTCTTACGGTTACGGATTACTGTTTACGCAATGATTTAATCACTGCgtcaaagtaatgtaacattATATTTGAAATACTTTCTGATTACTCttctaataaatgttttaaactgggcaataaagGTAAATAATATCTGGAAATAGTCACTGCCCAAAGGAGGCATTACTGCATGATGAAAAGAGGCAAGGCAAAAGAATTTGTTATATTCTACATATAAACTTTTTACCAAACAGGAATATATTTGGATGTAATGATCAACATCTTGATTAGTAACTGACTCACATGTTTTTAGTGACTGTAACAACTACAATtacctttttttgtaatttaataatattaataattaataataatgataagtattattattaataacaataacaataataataatgagaagaagaagaatgatgTGTGCACAGTTTATCAGATTATGGCTAGAATTACACAAAGCAATAAATTATAGGAAcgagaaataaaaataaattaatgaaaacatgcatttttttgcaAATAATTAGAGGAAGATTGGGTGAAATTTGTGGAGCGGaaattttttgtaatttgtaatatttgtaatttaaaaaaaaaatttggtcAGTGTTAAAGGGaagattgaaaacaaaaaaagaaaaatataaacaacCAATACATTCACAGTATAATAACAATAGAGAGAAACATAACTAAACAGTTAAAGAGATGTGGGCTAACTAATAGAATAAGATAATAACTAATACATTAAATACAACAACAGTATAGTTAAAGTCTCCAATCTTCTATAAGCCACCTATATATTCTCTtttcaattaattaaaataataggaattaatacattaataataataatacattttaaaagagcTACTAGGTCTTGTCAAAGGATTTACCGGTGCATTATTATTTCAATATAAAGAATGTTCTTAATGTTGACACATTTAAATAATAGAAATGTGGCTGATCAGACGCCATTATGACATCACGACCTAGAGATTATTAACCTTTGTGTACAGTGTTGTTATAGTGTAAATGGCTGCTCTCAATTATGTGCACATTGGACAGAGAACAGGAACACAATATAATAGGGTGGAGATAGTCTGAATAGTTCTTTAAGTCAAATGTACTTGCATTAAAACTTGTGACACTGCTCTGAGCATTTAGCCCCACAGGTGTTGTCCATGACTGATCCAATACtgaacacttttgttttccagATGGTTGTATTACCAGTTTTGTTCCTATTGGGGTCGCTGTTTCACTGTGGTTGTGCAGAGGACGGGCAGACCATTGGTGAACTGCTTAAAAATGATGCATGTAAGCGAGACAAACTGCCACACTTTATTCATCTAGTACTCATCCACACTGCATATACACATCATATTCATGGTTCATgctgtttttttactttaattaatcTAGATAAAGTTGTTTGAAGCAGCGTCCTGCTACAAACTGAACCCTCTGGCCTCCATGTTGAACTTGTCTCTCACACaacctcttctccctctcccctctcaccCTTCCTCCCTCATATTCCAGTCAGTTGGGAGGGACCTATGACCTGCAAACAGTGGGACTGCGAATGTGCCTACACTCGCCAGCGCGGCTGCTGCTGTGCAGCCAACGACATGTTCCAGTTAGAGGATGATATTTTCAAAAGGATTCATTATTTGTGGCACAATATCAGCACACTGAAGTACAGAGTACACGACTACACAggtgaacacacatacacacaccgaCGAATGGTGGATTGTAGTCTAATATATCTggcaatacacacacaaataatctCTCTTACTCTCAGATGGCGTCCAGATCGCCTTCAAAGCCACCATGGATCCAAGTGCTGCCACAATGACTCCTGGAACTACTGACTCTGATCCGTGCTTTGGTCCTTTTAATACTAATGTGCCAATCCCCTACAGCAATGTCGCTCTTAACCACTACCACGGATATAACCCTTCCATGGGtaggaagcacacacacacagaaggagtAAACACAAATGATTTATGAAATCTGTACCcaccattttaaattaaaaaatgtcactcTTCGCCTCCCCCTGCAGGTGTCTTCACTGCCCCATATGCCGGTGTTTATGTCTTTTCCATCACCGTCTACTCATACGTGAAGGAGAGAAACCTCCTCTACCATAAAGTAAACCAACCAGATACACTTAACACCTCTCTGATTTCAGAATACACTCTTCTGCAGCAGCAAGTCATTTctaactttgtgttttgttgcatCTGCAGGTCCAGCTGATGAGGAATGGGGTGGCGATGACCAGCGTGTGGGAGAACAATCGAGAAGATTTTGAAGACAACGCCGTTCAGGTAAAAAGTTGAAGCTGCTTAAAAATAATTTCCCTCATGATTTTGTAACAGCTGTGCGAAACATTACTCTGTTTACTGTGTCTGCTTTCAGGAGACTGTAATGGAGCTGCAGAAAGGCGATCAGGTCTATGTTGAGCTGATGTCTGGGAGGAAGCTCTGTAGATACGTGCAGTACAATATCTTTACCGGTTACATACTGTACCCCTACCCCTACCCCTACCATGAGGAGTATGACTATGAATACGAGTATGAGTATTAAACTTTCAGACTGCAGCATATTAAATAAATCCATTTATCTTCGCTCAACTCAGATCCTGATTCATGACAACAAACTAGTGTTCTCTGTCACATGCTGACCCACCAGAAGTAGGTTTGTGACCCACCATGGGACAAACCTGTAGATTAACCCCTGCAATAGAGAGAAACATGATAAGTTGCACACGCGTAGACTGGTGCATGTGTATGCAGGCACTTGTGATTAAACACAAAGACGTGCACACTTATACTTTTGCAAGCATGTTTGGAAATATCcacattattaaaatattatatatatatatacgagCATGCATGTGAATAAACTACCATGACTACAATGACAGTCTGTGTACAGAGGAATTGTGACATTGTTTTGATTTGGAAATAATAAAAGTTTATTTGACAGGTGGTGTACCTTTATTTTTGATTTCGGTATGTATTTTAGCTTgtaacacaaccacacacacacacacacacacacacacacacacgcatacacgaACATGTTTGATCACTTTTGGGTAAATTACAAAGGGATACATTCATTTCCTGAAGACCTACCCTAACCCTTACCATTATCCACTATTTTGATGAATATGATTGTGTTGATTTTAGCCATGATTTCACCTTAAATTTAAAACTTTATCTAACTTGAGTTCCAATAGTTTGTAGCTCTAACAGAGAAGACTGATCTACCAAACTCAGTAGATCTGAGCTGTATTGTTCAGTCGCCTCTGTTGGTCGTCCTAGATGTCCTCCCATTGTCTGAGCACAGTTGTACGAACTCTTTAAAGGTGGAGCAGCCAGATTATTAATCACTGTGTACACCAGACGAGCATcagcaagacacacaaaacacactacCTACCTAATCCTAACCCTTACCTTactctaaccttaaccaaacCCCAGCATTAACCTGGTCAGATTTCCCCGTCCATTCCAATCGATATAATTTTTTAAGATGTCTAGACTGGggatgtcaaactcattttagagCCCAGTTTTTCCcaattcagtcagtctacttctCATTGTCATTGCATGAGCATTTATCCATACATTTCCTGAAACGGATTCTTTTGAACTGacgctgctgattgacaatgttcaatatctttaaacatgctcacagtaagtattcattaTCATATCAGAGGACTGTGccctggtcagggtggaaatgcctctgaagcagaatttCAACCTGCACCTGTAACCTGGGATCACTTAGTCTAGTCATCTAatgggccagattggaccctttggtcgGCCGGCTCTGGCTCACGGGCTGACCATGGTCTAGATCTATGATTACTGTCATCTGACCCCACCCAATTGTGCATATTTGTTTGATGGTGCGTCTATAAACCAACCACAGTGTTccacatcatctaaagtggactgcagtagaGCCACGGCCCCTTTATTAGTAAGCATGGCCGACCATGAGGCACAGAGGAAGCACAAGGCATGTTTCAGTCTATAAATCATATTGTAAAGTAACATCATTTGTGTTTAAACGGTGTTTAAGGTAAACATAAGATGTTATATTACGTATACATGTCAAAaatatgaaagatttatagttTTCTTCCCCAAAAATATCCGTTAATTCAATTGATATATGATTACTGATAAGAGTCAAAAGCAAATATTCCTCTCTTTTTTGTGGTGTAGAATAGATATTAAGAATCTGATTATTCATTTTTCATGTGGTATAGGAAAGGCAATACAAAAGAAATGTGCAATCAAAGTATTAGGGTTGTCTTCATGTCCATTATGGAAGAAACCATTGTTCACTGACCGTTACTAATAAGGAGTGGGAAAGTcataacatcaggaaattgggaCAAATTGTAAAGCAGGCGAGAATAACGACACTCATTGAAATTAAAGCTAAT
Coding sequences within:
- the cbln18 gene encoding cerebellin 18 — encoded protein: MVVLPVLFLLGSLFHCGCAEDGQTIGELLKNDAFSWEGPMTCKQWDCECAYTRQRGCCCAANDMFQLEDDIFKRIHYLWHNISTLKYRVHDYTDGVQIAFKATMDPSAATMTPGTTDSDPCFGPFNTNVPIPYSNVALNHYHGYNPSMGVFTAPYAGVYVFSITVYSYVKERNLLYHKVQLMRNGVAMTSVWENNREDFEDNAVQETVMELQKGDQVYVELMSGRKLCRYVQYNIFTGYILYPYPYPYHEEYDYEYEYEY